A genomic stretch from Candidatus Neomarinimicrobiota bacterium includes:
- a CDS encoding transposase → MSLEKSTMIEDVIKLLIEYGPEKFRESLEMLYNQAMLLERSEVLRAHPYERTEARRGHANGFKPKRFNSSVGPLELQIPPAKKRPGQRQRQAVKPMQTKHRRSVTGFRIT, encoded by the coding sequence ATGAGCCTGGAAAAAAGTACGATGATTGAAGATGTAATAAAACTCTTAATTGAATACGGGCCGGAAAAGTTTCGGGAAAGCCTGGAGATGCTTTATAATCAGGCGATGCTTTTGGAACGAAGTGAGGTTCTCCGTGCCCACCCTTATGAGCGAACAGAAGCACGGCGGGGTCACGCCAACGGATTTAAACCCAAACGATTCAACAGCAGTGTTGGACCGCTGGAGTTGCAGATTCCTCCAGCAAAGAAGAGGCCCGGACAAAGACAGAGACAGGCTGTAAAACCTATGCAGACAAAGCACCGGCGTTCTGTGACCGGCTTCAGGATAACATAG